TCGGAACTGCGGTGATTGGCCAGAAATTCCCCGTTGAGCCCAGGTTCGCAGTTCAACCCCGGTTTACGAGCGCCATGTCCTTTTCCGAGGGGCTGGCGTCGGTTAAGGTTGACGGCAAATGGGGGTATATCGATCACAACGGGAAGATCGTAATAAAGCCGGCCTACGACCTGGCCTGGAGGTTCTCCGAGGAGCTGGCGCCGGTAAACAGCGGCGGCATCTGGGGCTTTATCGACAAAAAGGGGAAATACAGGATTGAGCCCGTCTTCGGCTGGGCCCTGTCGTTCACGGAGGGACTGGCGGCGGTCAACATCGGCGGACTCGGGATAGGCAGGTGGGGATTCATCGACAGGGAGGGTGGTGTGGTAATCGAACCGAGGTTCGATATTGCGTGGCCCTTTTCGGAGGGCGCGGCCATAGTCGAGATTGACGGGAAAACTCTGTTTATCGACAAGGCGGGGAATGTTTTGAAGGAGGAGAGGCGCTTCACCGATGGGGTTTCTCCGGTTCTCTCAAGGGGTAAATGGGGGTACATCGGCAGGGACGGGAAGATCGCAATCGAGCCCCGCTTCGATACGGCCTTTCCGTTTAAAGATGGGATTGCCGTGGTGGTTATGGGAGGCAGGTGGGGATATATCGAAAGGTTGGGCGAAAGATCGGGCGACTTCATTTTGAAGCCGGGGTTTGCCGAGATAGACTTCGCCCTGAACTTCTCCGAGGGGCTTTCGAGGGTCGGCGTGGACGACGACGGGGACATGAAGAGCTTCACCGATGACATGGCGATCGACAGGTGGGGTTATATAGACAAGACTGGAAGGTTGATAATCGACATTCGCTACGAAAAGGCCTACGATTTTTCCGAAGGGGTCGCCGCAGTTATGGTTGACGGAAAGTGGGGGTATATTGAAAATCCCCTGAAGGGAAACATCAAGAGGTGATTGTTACAGGGCCGGCGGATTTTGTCTCCCTCGTCGGTACCTCGACTTCGGCGGGGCGGTCGATTCCATAAAAAAAGGGGCTATATTGAATGCGCCCCTTTTTTCATTGTTATTTCAGAAGTAGATAATCGCTATTCCAGCTCCCTTCCCTCAACCTTATATTCGTCCCAAATGTTCGGCTCAATATCACCATCAAACCACCAGTTGTATGTGTACTCTTCCCAATCGGGGTGTTTAAATAGTGATGGGTTTTCACCAACATAGTTGTATAAATAAATGGGAGGTCTTTTTACAAAACAACATAGAGTAGGATCTGCAACAGACCAGCCGAGGCCGGGCAAATAGACTTCCGGGAAGGCGTGTGATTCAAGGTGGTTCTCTTCAAAGTAGGCGAAGCCGTTTCCCTTCCTCGCGGGTATTCCAGACGCCCTTGAGAGGGCGATTATTGCGTCTGTGAACTCGTTGCAGTCCCCCTTTCCGCTTTTTAAGGCCTTTAACGCCCCAACCATGGGAGTTTGGAATTCATAGCTGATATTCTGCAAAGCGTAACGATATATAGATTCAGCCTTCTCGCAGTCCGTGATGTCGTCTTTTACTATTTCTCTCGCGAGGTTGATTATATAAGGATGGTTCGATTCTATCAGCGGCTCCGGGTTTAAAAAACCGGAGATTTTCCCTCCTTCACATACCATTGGATCGGGATAATCGGCCTTTAGCATAATTTTGTAGTTCATTGCAATCTCAACCGAGCTGTTTGGCCTGAGATTAAGTATTTCAAAAACGTAATAGTTGTTGCCAAGATTATCTGTACCAATATCTCTGTACGCAATATTTGTAGAACTTTCTAATACCTCCTGATATTTTTCAAAAGTCTTAAATATGGGGACCTTAACCTCTACTTTTGTTGCGGTCACATTTTTGCTTTTATTGCCTATCGTTATTGTCCATGTAAAATCGATGAGTCTTTTATCTTTCTCCGCGTATCTAAACGACCATCCGCCCGAGCCCCTTTTCGAGTAGATCTTTAGATACATGCCGCCCAAATAACCTGGAGTAATATATTTTATGCTGTTCAGCTGATACTTAATGTTTGTAGTGCTTCCGTTGCCCCAGAACAGTTCTGCCCAAAAATCGGTGCCGGGGGGCGGATATTCAAAATCGATGGAAAATATTTTTGAATCAGACAAAAGGTAAACCGTATCCGAGTCGCCCTTTCCCTCGAGACGGCCGGAAACCGTAACGACATTTCCCTCTCTGCCTATTGAAACCTCGGAATCGTTGAGCTCTTCCCAGGCCCTCTCCGCGGCGAATGAGTTTGTGTATATAAGCGAAAGGCAACATGCTAAAATGATAAGAAGTAAGAAGTTCCTTTTTCTCATTTGCTCCCCCTTTTTCAAATAATCGGGCATATATTAACAATTACTTTAAATTATGTCAAGGTTTTTAAAGATTGTCGGGGAGAAGTAAGTATATTCGAAGGGGAAAATCCTTGGTGATCTTGAATTGAAAAGGGTAAAAAAGAAGAAAAAAAAGGGGGGAAATACCCCCCATTTTTTAGGCCGTTAGGCTGTTTGCCGTAATGCCCCATAAACATTCTACCAATACGCGCTCCAGTTTCCCTGTCCGTTTATTGAGTATACAATAAAATAGAACTGTCCTCCGCCTGTCAGGACTATTGAAGTAGAATTAATAAGTTGATAATTCCCCAATGCATTATCTGCACGTCCTCTTAATTCTACTCCAAACGTCGCTCCTGGAGGGCCGTAAAATGTGATAGTTTCACGACCTGTTGGGGCGAGAAAACTATACTTGGGTGATGATTGCCCCGGATAAAGGTATCCGCTTGCAATTTCACCCGCGCTGACATCGGTTACCGAAAGGAAGATAGCCGGCAGGAGGAGGGCCGCAATTACGGCAATATTTACGTATTTCACTTTTCTCATTTTTGTTCTCCTGACTAAAAATATAACTACTCCACTTCTATATTATCACTTCAGTGGACTGTCTATGTCAAGAAAATAGTATTAGGCAAGGGGGAAAAATGGTCGAAAAATGTAATAAATTGCGATATGAAATATTATAGACAATGGAAATTTTCTCGTAATTCTGGAAAATTTCATCTCTTTCTTAACAGCGCCATTACCTCCATGGGGATCGGATCCGAAGGGGGGTCGTTTATGTGGGAAAAGTGGTTGAGCTCGACCAGTTCTAACCTGGCCTTTTCGGCCATCTTCTCTATTTTTTCATCCGAGAAGAACCTTATATGCAGTAGAAACGGGAAGGTGAGGCCGCTTTGGTACTCCATCGCCCTTTGGCCTATTCCATTCGCCTCCGTGGGGACGGTGAGTATGAGGGGCGCGCCGGGCCTTAGACTGTTTGCCACCTCGGTGAGAACGCCTTCGGGGTCCGTTGTGTGCTCCAGCACATCGGTCACTATCGCCCCATCGAAGGGGCCGAGCTGTTTCGACAGAGAGATCAGATCCCCCGACTCGTGGCGGAGGTTTCCCTCGATCTCTCCTGTCAGATCGGGAATAAGGCTTCTGTCAAGCTTCAGGCCGAAGGTGTCCGATTCGAGGTCAATTAGGTCGAGGATGTCTTTGAAGAATCGTTCGTTCCTTATCGACATATCGGAAACGGCCGCGGCCCGCCTTGCCCTAAAGGGTGAAAAATCGATATAGGTCGTCTTCCCCCTCGTTGCGATCATAAGCCCGGCGAATCCCGACCCACCTCCGGCGTCCAGGATGTGGCCCTTCCATCCCCTGACTGTGGGGAAGACCCTAGTCAGAAACGAGGCCTCCCCCCCGGACGAGAATCCCATCAAGTAGACCATCGAGTAGAGAAACGAGAGGACGGGGCCGCCGATGTTTTCGAGAAAGGTCAGCCTGAAGGAGTTTCTCAAAGACCTCGATTCTTTCATCGATTCGACAAGGCCGTCCGCCGATTTGCACCCGGCTTCTTTCAAAAGGCCGTCCCTTCTCTTTTCGTCGAACATGTCAAGTATCGACCTAACCACGAAGGGGTATATTCCGGCCTCCGTGTCGTTGTAGGAGAGGCGAAGCTCCTCCTCGGCGCTTATCTCCCTCAATACCCTATAGTAACGAAACGACTCGATTATTCCATCCTCCCCGTCTGTTATGAGGGCGCCCTCCCACCCCTTTGCCAGAGATTCCGGGTCGCTCCTTTCTCCTATGGCAAACTTCGCCCGCACCCCCTCCGGAAGCGATGAGAAGTATGCACGAAGTATATCCGTTATCGAGAAGGTCTTTTCCATTTTCGTTACTTTTTTACGTAGATCACGGCCTGAAAGTAGAGGGTCTCCGGGACAATCTTCTTCAGGATTCCCTCGTCCAGCCGGGAGAGGATTTTTATGATACAGTCAAGGGCGAGCTTTATCGGCCTGATTTTCCTGAAGGAGTGGGCGAAGAATTTCATGAGGTTCCCAAGAAAACCGTAGGTGGTGACATCGGCCTCGGCGAAGGGTATATCCCTGACGATTTTCCGAAGCTCCTTGGGATGAAACGTGGTGATATCCACGGGCGAATCGAGGGTCTCCACGTACTTCTCCTCCAAAACCCAGATCGGCTTTTTCCCCTTAAGCCGCTCCCTGATCGTGTAGGGGATGCCCCAGGTGTAGCGCATTATCTTGAAGACCAGCTCGGTGCCGTGTCTTGTCGGCTCGAAGACGAGGGCCCTCCCCCCCGGTTTCAGAAGCCGGAAGACCTCTTTCATGACCGCCTCCGGGTGCGGGACGTGGTGGAGGATGGCGTGGCAGGTGATGAAGTCGAAGCTCTCGTCCTTGTATGGGAGCCTCTGGGCGTCTGAAAGGGTCAGCCTTACTCTGCCGCCGGCGCCAGCCGCGTTTTTCCCGCATACCTTGAGCATACCCATCGATATGTCGGAGCCGTGGGCCTCCCCTATTTTGTTAAAGAGGGAGAGGTTTGCCACCGCGGCCCCCGTTCCGCATCCGACGTCGAGGTATTTCTCGATCCTCCCCAGCTCCCCCTTTAGGTATGTGCGGTAATCGGAGACGATCCTCTCCATCTCCTCGATCCCGTACTGTTTGCCCCACTTCCAGTCGTAGATTTCGGCGTCGAACTCGTCGTGGAATACGATGTTTGAGCCGGTTATCTCCTCATCGGTGTAGTGTCTGTTCCCTTTTTCCATGTGTCCTTTTTAAGTTTTCATTTTGACAGGATATTCAGCCTCTGCTCGACCGCCTTACGGGGATTTCAACGATGAAGGACGCGCCGCCCTCGGGTTTGTTGATAATGTCAATATTTCCGCCGTGGCTTGTGACGATCTTGTGGGTTATTGCAAGACCCAATCCCGTGCCGGAGCTCTTCGTGGTGAAGAAGGGCTTAAAGATCTCTCCTATTATCTCCGCGGGGACCCCCTCTCCGGTGTCGCTGACTACGACCTTTACGTATTTTTTGCCGGAGATATCTTCGGCGGAGGTGGCAACGCCGAGGCTCCCCCCGTTTCTCATCGCCTGAATCGCGTTGTAGAAGAGGTTCAAAAATACCTGCCTCATCTGGGCACCGTCCGCCTCGATTATCGGGAGAGATTCCTCGAGGTGAATCTCCATCTCGATCCCCCTGGGCATCAGATCGTCTTCTACGAGGTTCAGTGTGTCGTGGATGATGGAGTTCAGGTCCACCTCCTCAAAGCTCGGCGGTATGTCCTTCGGCAGAGACAGGATATTCAGAAGGGTGTGCTCGAGCTTCAAAACCTCTTTCACTATAATGTCGCTGTACATTTTGAGTTTGTTGTCCTCCCCTGCCTGCTCCGAGAGCTTTCTTGCAAATCCACCGATGGAGACGAGAGGGTTTCTTATCTCGTGGGCTACCTCCGTGGCCATCTCGCCTAGCCCCACCAGCTTCGCCTGCTGGAGGAGCTTGGCCTGGGCCTCTCTAAGCTCGCGGTTGATCTTCGCCTGGTTCGTGTACATCATCGAGTTCTGGATGGCGAGTCCCGCCTGGTTTGCGAACGCCCACAGGAGATTTACGTCCTCCTCGACAATCGGTTTTCTGTTAAAGACGTTGTCCACCAGAAGCACTCCCAGGGGTCTTTCCATGGCGACGATCGGGACGCAGGCGAACTCCCTGTCCCCCATCAGGATTCTGGTCATCCTTTTGTCCACGTGGGGATTGTTCTCTATGTCGCGGACGATTATCGGCCTGTTTCCCTTGAGCGATTTTACAATTACGTCATCGCTGCGGCTCAGGGGTATATTTATCTTCCTCAAGATCCTGTTTTGAATCGCATCGGCCGATCCGTGCTCCTTAAATCCCCTTTCGACCAGCTCCTGAAGCTGGTATTTTTCCCTCTCCAGCTCCGACCATATCCTCCCGGCATCTTCCATGCTTATCGGCCCTACCCCCATCCTTCCCACGATTGCCTTTTCGTTCTCGTCTACGAGAAAGAGGGCGGCCCTGTTGAATCCGAAGCTCTCGCCCATGGTCACCGTTGTAAGGACGATATAGAGTAGTCTGTCCAGCTCTATTGTTGTCATGAGGGCGTGGGAGAGGTCGGAGAGGAGAGTCAGCTCAACGACCTTGACCGCCTTCTCCTTTGCGAGCATATCCGCCCTCTCGAAGATGAGGGAGTTTTCTATTGCCACACCGAAGAGGCTCCCGATGGAGGTGAGGAGCTTTATGTCCTGAAAGGTCGACGTGCGGGGGTTGTAGCCCCCCACGGACATCGTGCCCAGAGTCCTGTCCTTGGAACGGAGCGGTATTATGATAACCTGGCGAAGCCCCTCCTGCATCAGGGCCACATCCTTTTCGGGATCGCTGTCGGTTTCTTTGTCTGCCAGATACGGGACCCCCGTTTTTGCCACCCTTCCCGAGACGCTCCCCTCCATGGGCATATGCTCGTATCTCTCGATGTATTCGGGGGAGATGCCCATGTGGGCCTTCAGCGCCAGATCCTCCCTCTCCATATCGGCGATCCTTACAATCCCCTTATCCATCCCCATAACTTTCAGCACCTTGGAAAGGCTTATGTTCAGCAGCTCATCGAGCTCTATCGATTCGGAGAGGGTGGTGGATATTGCATAGAGGACGGAGAGCTCCTTGTTGATGTGGATCATCTCATTTCGCATCTCCATCTCTTTTGTTATATCGTGGATCAGAAATATTATAAAGGATATATTTCCGTTGTTGTCCCTGACGATTAGGGTTGCAATCCTGATGTTGACCTTTTTACCGCTCCTTTTCAGCGCAACGAGTTCTCCCTCCCAGCCGCCCCCTCTCTCTCTATCTATGATCTTCGAGAAGAGATCATCCCCTCCATCGGAGACGAGCAAGGCCCTGATGTTCAATCCTGACAGCCCATTGGGCGTGGAGGCGAAGATAGACTCCATCCTCGGATTGGCATATAAGATGACACCCTTCAGGTCGGTGACGACTATCCCCTCCTTGAGGGCGTTGAGGGTGGATACCAGAAAGTCAAACAGGCTTTTATCCGTGGCGGAAAGAGTAATGGGTGAAACCCCCTTTGCGAAGAAGAGACAGGCCCTTTCCCCCTCTTCCTCCCCCTCGTCGGCGAATATCGGGGAGAGGGAAAAGCTTACCCGTAGCTCCTCCCCGTCCTTCTTTAAAAGGAGGAGGCTAATGGTCGAAGGGCCTTCCTCGGAGATGACCTTTAAAAGAGAATCTTTGAGGACTCCCTTGTCCCCCTCCGACACAAACCTGAACAGGGGGAGTCCCAGGATCTCGCTTGACGAGTATCCGATCAGATTCTCGGATGCGGGATTGATATACAGGACGAATCCCTCGCCGTCCGTGACAAAAACGGGCTCGGGAAATCTCTGCAAGGCCCCGGCAATCTTAAGGGACCGGATGTCCGTCATCTTGGTGCCTTTCTCTTAAAGGTAAGTCCTTCTATACTGCCGAATCGGCAAGGGAGGTCTTCTTTATCGCCCTCATGTACAGCTTCTCATATTTTTTTGCCGAGGCCCGCCAGGAGAAGTCGGCCGCCATGCCGTTTTTCACCATCTTTCCCCAGAGGTTGCCCTTCCCGAAGAGGGAAAGCCCCCTCTTTACGGCGGCCGTCAGGGAGGGGGCGTCATAGTCGGCGAATTTGACGCCGTTTCCCTTCCCGTCCTTCTCGTTGAACTCGATGATGGTGTCATCCAGGCCTCCGGTCGCCCTTACCACCGGCACCGTGCCGTAGCGCATGCTCATCATCTGGTTCAGTCCGCACGGTTCGTAACGGGATGGCATGAGGAACATATCTGATCCCGCCTCTATGAGATGGGCCAGGCGGTTGTCGTAGGCAAGCTTAACGCCCAGCTTTGTGGGGTACTTCTTTCCGAGGGTGGTCAGAAGCTCGTGGAACTTCTTCTCCCCGGTGCCGAGGATTACCATCATAAGCTCCATCGACATGAGCTCTTGCATCGATTCCGCGAGGATGTCGAAGCCCTTTTGCTCGGCCAGCCGGGAGATTATCCCGATCAATGGGGTGTCCATCTTCTCGGGGAGGTAAAATTCGTTCAGGAGGACCTTTTTGTTCTCGGCCTTCCCCGAGGTGTCCTTTGCCGAGTAGTTTTTGGCGATGAGTTTGTCCGTCTCAGGGTTCCACTCCTCGGTGTCTATACCGTTTACGATCCCGAAGAGGTCTTTTTCCCTCTTCCTCAAGATGCCGTCGAGGCCGAACCCGTCATCCGCCGTCTGTATCTCTTCGGCGTACCTCTCGCTCACGGTGTTTATCACGTCGGCGAAGACTATCCCCGCCTTTAGGAAGTTTATCTTGTCGTAGAACTCGATCCCCTCCGGGGTGAAGTGCTCCCAGCCAACGCCGACAAGGGGCATGTCGTGATGCCAGAAGAGTCCCTGATAGCCGAGGTTGTGGATGGTCAGCACCGAAGATGTCTTGTTAAAATAGGCGTCGTCCCTGTACAGGCTTTTCAGATAAAGGGGGATCAGGGCCGTCTGCCAGTCGTTGACGTGGATTATGTCCGGCTTAAAATCGGTGAGCTTTAAGGCCTCGAGGACGCTTCGGGAGAAAAAGACAAACCTCGACGCGTTGTCAAGGTAGTCGGCCCCAGTTTTGGCGTCCCGGTAGAGCTCGTCTCTCAGGAAAAACCAGTCGTTCTCGATAAGGAGAACTTTGACGCCGTTGTGGGCCGTTTCGAGAACGCCCCCCTTTTCCGTCCTTTCCCCCAGGGGGATTGACAGTTCCCCGTTGACCCTCTTCAACTCGAATCCCTTTTCAACGACGGACTTGTATTTCGGTATGATGAGCCTGACCTCGTGTCCCATCTCGGAAAGCTCTGCGGGCAGCGCCCCGGCGACGTCCGCAAGGCCGCCCGTCTTGGCGAAGGGAACCGCCTCGGGAGATACGATAGCTATCTTCATAACTGTACCTCCCTCAAAAAGCGGGCGGCGTCCTCAGGGGGTGTGGGGTTTATGTAGAAGCCCGATCCCCACTCAAAGCCCGCGACCTTGGTCACCCTCGGCATCACCTCGATGTGCCAGTGATAGATTTGGCTCACGTCGCCGGTGTGGGGGTCGTTGAAGGGCGAGGTGTGGAGGATGTAGTTGAAGGGGGGGTCTTTCAGGGATTTTTTGAGCCGTCTCAGCGTCTCCGACATTATCTGCGCCAGGGATTCATACGTCTCTCTGTCGCCCTCCTCGTAGCGGGGCATATGTTTCTTCGGCAGTATCCACGTCTCGAAGGGGAAGCGGGGCGCGTACGGGGCTATGGCAACGAATATCGGGTTTTCCGACACCAGCCTTGCCCTCTGGGAGAGCTCCTGGGAGACAATGTCGCAGAAGATGCACCGCTCCTTGTAGGAGTAGTAGCGCCTTGCCCCCTCTATCTCCCTCTCCAGCCTGCTGGGCACCTCCGGCAACGCGATAAGCTGGCTGTGAGAGTGCTCCAGGGACGCCCCCGCGACGCTCCCCTGGTTCTTGAAGACCATGACGAAGCGGAAGCGCAAATCCTTCTTCAGGTCGCTTATCCTTTCCTTGTAGGCGACCATCACGTCGGTGACCCTGTTCAGGGGCATATCGGCCAAGTCCTCGTCGTGGTTGGGCGTCTCGATGATGACTTCGTGGGCGCCCACGCCGTTCATCTTGTCGTAGAGGCCGTCTCCGCTCCGGTCGAGGTCTCCCTCCACGACCAGCGCCGGGAATTTGTTCGGGACAACCCTCAGCGACCAGCCGGTACTGTTCGGGGCGGTTCCCCCTTCCCTGAACGCCATGATCTCCCTGGGCGTCTTGTCCTCGTTTCCGGGATCGAAGGGGCAGAATCCCCCCTTTCGCTCGTTGTTCTCCTCCATAAAGTCGATGGGCCTCTTTCCCCGCTCCGTGGATATGATTACCCACCTCTCCACTATCGGGTCTTTCCTCAGCTCCGGCATTAATCCCCTCCTTTTTTCTCTTCCCATAGGGAGAAGTCGAGATCGGGAAACGGGGTGTCCTTCTTCTCAAGATCCCCAAGAAGCTCCCAATCCCCGGTGGTCGGCTCATTGCCTCCGACTATCAACTCCGCGATCCTCAAAAGCTTCTTGAAATCGTTGAAGTGCTCCGAGAAGCGCATCTCCGCGTAGTCCCTGGCCGCCCATGTGGAGATCAGAAACTGCCAGTCGGAGCTCTCCATAAGAAGAAGCTCCCTCCCCATCTGGTTCAAAACCCTTTTCAGGCCCGGGTCTTTCGTGTCAACGCAGGTGTCCACAAGCTCGATCATCTTCCACTCCGCCTCGTAGATATGCTTCCACGTCCAGCGGGTCCAGTCGTTGAACCATATCCAATGAAATCCCCCCTCGCCCCAAGACCCCTCCGGAAGGGAGATCGCCTTTTCCGGGGGGTGATCGCTGCAGTATTCGGAGAGGGTCGTGAGCCCGACGTCAGGGTCTTCCGAGATCTCTCTCAGCACGTGGTATATGAAGTTCGGCCCCTCGAACCACCAGTGGCCGAACAGCTCCGTGTCGTAGGGGGCGGTGATTATCCCCGGCCTGCCGAAATTGTCCCTGAAATTTTTCAGCGTTCCCTTAACGAGACTCACGAAGTGGGAGGCGTTCTCCTTTACCCTCTCCGGGATGATGTCCGGATTGTATACCTCCTTGTCTCCGAGATCCACCTTCGGGCCGGTGACCTTCCAGTAGCGGTTTCCGCCTGGGAAGTGTTTCTTGTGAAAGTCGAGGTAGTTGCCGTCCCCGGGGTAGCCGTGCTCTCCGCTCCAGACGACTATGGCCGTCTTAGGATCCCGGGTGAAGACCGCGGCCCCCTTGTCCGTAGTGTCTCCTCCGGGGGATACGACCATGTAAGGCTCGTAGGGGGTGCGGGGTTCGTCCACCTTTGTCTCCTTGTACTCCGAGGCGAACCGCTCCCATATCTCCCTCAGTCCCCCGAACCGGTCGAGGTAGGCCCCGATCGCCTTCCCCCCCTCGAGGAGATGGGAGTCGATGATGAAGTAGTCGATCCCCTCCTCGCTCAAGACCTCCTCGACGCCCGCCCTCTTGTATCCCTGCCCCATCCCCTCCACCGGGAACTCCCAGAAGTAGGAGGGCCGATAGGCGCACTCCGGAAGCCAGATGCCGGAGGGGGGCCTCCCGAAATGCTTTTTGTAACTCTCTACGCCCAATCGAATTTGGGCCCGAACGGCCCTGTCGTATCCCAAAAGTGGGAGATAGCCGTGAGTGGCGGCGCAGGTGATTATCTCTATCGCCCCCTCATCCTGGAGCCTCGCAAACTCCCCCACTATGTTGGATTTATACCTGTCCCTGAAGCTCGTAAGGATCTCAGTGTAGAACACCCTCCATCCCTCGGCGATATGTTTGAGGCCGAGCTCCCCCCTCCTGCCGAAGTCCTCGACGTCGTTTTTGGAGGTCTCGATCTTGTCTTCGAGATACGATGTGAAGCTGTC
The nucleotide sequence above comes from Candidatus Zymogenus saltonus. Encoded proteins:
- a CDS encoding WG repeat-containing protein; the encoded protein is MIRKITAFFLLILVSTGFGTAVIGQKFPVEPRFAVQPRFTSAMSFSEGLASVKVDGKWGYIDHNGKIVIKPAYDLAWRFSEELAPVNSGGIWGFIDKKGKYRIEPVFGWALSFTEGLAAVNIGGLGIGRWGFIDREGGVVIEPRFDIAWPFSEGAAIVEIDGKTLFIDKAGNVLKEERRFTDGVSPVLSRGKWGYIGRDGKIAIEPRFDTAFPFKDGIAVVVMGGRWGYIERLGERSGDFILKPGFAEIDFALNFSEGLSRVGVDDDGDMKSFTDDMAIDRWGYIDKTGRLIIDIRYEKAYDFSEGVAAVMVDGKWGYIENPLKGNIKR
- a CDS encoding transglutaminase domain-containing protein; this encodes MRKRNFLLLIILACCLSLIYTNSFAAERAWEELNDSEVSIGREGNVVTVSGRLEGKGDSDTVYLLSDSKIFSIDFEYPPPGTDFWAELFWGNGSTTNIKYQLNSIKYITPGYLGGMYLKIYSKRGSGGWSFRYAEKDKRLIDFTWTITIGNKSKNVTATKVEVKVPIFKTFEKYQEVLESSTNIAYRDIGTDNLGNNYYVFEILNLRPNSSVEIAMNYKIMLKADYPDPMVCEGGKISGFLNPEPLIESNHPYIINLAREIVKDDITDCEKAESIYRYALQNISYEFQTPMVGALKALKSGKGDCNEFTDAIIALSRASGIPARKGNGFAYFEENHLESHAFPEVYLPGLGWSVADPTLCCFVKRPPIYLYNYVGENPSLFKHPDWEEYTYNWWFDGDIEPNIWDEYKVEGRELE
- a CDS encoding class I SAM-dependent methyltransferase produces the protein MEKTFSITDILRAYFSSLPEGVRAKFAIGERSDPESLAKGWEGALITDGEDGIIESFRYYRVLREISAEEELRLSYNDTEAGIYPFVVRSILDMFDEKRRDGLLKEAGCKSADGLVESMKESRSLRNSFRLTFLENIGGPVLSFLYSMVYLMGFSSGGEASFLTRVFPTVRGWKGHILDAGGGSGFAGLMIATRGKTTYIDFSPFRARRAAAVSDMSIRNERFFKDILDLIDLESDTFGLKLDRSLIPDLTGEIEGNLRHESGDLISLSKQLGPFDGAIVTDVLEHTTDPEGVLTEVANSLRPGAPLILTVPTEANGIGQRAMEYQSGLTFPFLLHIRFFSDEKIEKMAEKARLELVELNHFSHINDPPSDPIPMEVMALLRKR
- a CDS encoding methyltransferase domain-containing protein — translated: MEKGNRHYTDEEITGSNIVFHDEFDAEIYDWKWGKQYGIEEMERIVSDYRTYLKGELGRIEKYLDVGCGTGAAVANLSLFNKIGEAHGSDISMGMLKVCGKNAAGAGGRVRLTLSDAQRLPYKDESFDFITCHAILHHVPHPEAVMKEVFRLLKPGGRALVFEPTRHGTELVFKIMRYTWGIPYTIRERLKGKKPIWVLEEKYVETLDSPVDITTFHPKELRKIVRDIPFAEADVTTYGFLGNLMKFFAHSFRKIRPIKLALDCIIKILSRLDEGILKKIVPETLYFQAVIYVKK
- a CDS encoding PAS domain S-box protein; the encoded protein is MTDIRSLKIAGALQRFPEPVFVTDGEGFVLYINPASENLIGYSSSEILGLPLFRFVSEGDKGVLKDSLLKVISEEGPSTISLLLLKKDGEELRVSFSLSPIFADEGEEEGERACLFFAKGVSPITLSATDKSLFDFLVSTLNALKEGIVVTDLKGVILYANPRMESIFASTPNGLSGLNIRALLVSDGGDDLFSKIIDRERGGGWEGELVALKRSGKKVNIRIATLIVRDNNGNISFIIFLIHDITKEMEMRNEMIHINKELSVLYAISTTLSESIELDELLNISLSKVLKVMGMDKGIVRIADMEREDLALKAHMGISPEYIERYEHMPMEGSVSGRVAKTGVPYLADKETDSDPEKDVALMQEGLRQVIIIPLRSKDRTLGTMSVGGYNPRTSTFQDIKLLTSIGSLFGVAIENSLIFERADMLAKEKAVKVVELTLLSDLSHALMTTIELDRLLYIVLTTVTMGESFGFNRAALFLVDENEKAIVGRMGVGPISMEDAGRIWSELEREKYQLQELVERGFKEHGSADAIQNRILRKINIPLSRSDDVIVKSLKGNRPIIVRDIENNPHVDKRMTRILMGDREFACVPIVAMERPLGVLLVDNVFNRKPIVEEDVNLLWAFANQAGLAIQNSMMYTNQAKINRELREAQAKLLQQAKLVGLGEMATEVAHEIRNPLVSIGGFARKLSEQAGEDNKLKMYSDIIVKEVLKLEHTLLNILSLPKDIPPSFEEVDLNSIIHDTLNLVEDDLMPRGIEMEIHLEESLPIIEADGAQMRQVFLNLFYNAIQAMRNGGSLGVATSAEDISGKKYVKVVVSDTGEGVPAEIIGEIFKPFFTTKSSGTGLGLAITHKIVTSHGGNIDIINKPEGGASFIVEIPVRRSSRG
- the glgA gene encoding glycogen synthase GlgA, whose translation is MKIAIVSPEAVPFAKTGGLADVAGALPAELSEMGHEVRLIIPKYKSVVEKGFELKRVNGELSIPLGERTEKGGVLETAHNGVKVLLIENDWFFLRDELYRDAKTGADYLDNASRFVFFSRSVLEALKLTDFKPDIIHVNDWQTALIPLYLKSLYRDDAYFNKTSSVLTIHNLGYQGLFWHHDMPLVGVGWEHFTPEGIEFYDKINFLKAGIVFADVINTVSERYAEEIQTADDGFGLDGILRKREKDLFGIVNGIDTEEWNPETDKLIAKNYSAKDTSGKAENKKVLLNEFYLPEKMDTPLIGIISRLAEQKGFDILAESMQELMSMELMMVILGTGEKKFHELLTTLGKKYPTKLGVKLAYDNRLAHLIEAGSDMFLMPSRYEPCGLNQMMSMRYGTVPVVRATGGLDDTIIEFNEKDGKGNGVKFADYDAPSLTAAVKRGLSLFGKGNLWGKMVKNGMAADFSWRASAKKYEKLYMRAIKKTSLADSAV
- the galT gene encoding galactose-1-phosphate uridylyltransferase, yielding MPELRKDPIVERWVIISTERGKRPIDFMEENNERKGGFCPFDPGNEDKTPREIMAFREGGTAPNSTGWSLRVVPNKFPALVVEGDLDRSGDGLYDKMNGVGAHEVIIETPNHDEDLADMPLNRVTDVMVAYKERISDLKKDLRFRFVMVFKNQGSVAGASLEHSHSQLIALPEVPSRLEREIEGARRYYSYKERCIFCDIVSQELSQRARLVSENPIFVAIAPYAPRFPFETWILPKKHMPRYEEGDRETYESLAQIMSETLRRLKKSLKDPPFNYILHTSPFNDPHTGDVSQIYHWHIEVMPRVTKVAGFEWGSGFYINPTPPEDAARFLREVQL
- a CDS encoding DUF1957 domain-containing protein; translation: MKESKKTKAGGAFTFVLHSHLPYVLFHGQWPHGTDWLFEAAAETYVPLLNVFNRLVSEGIMPKVTIGITPILAEQLASQIFRDSFTSYLEDKIETSKNDVEDFGRRGELGLKHIAEGWRVFYTEILTSFRDRYKSNIVGEFARLQDEGAIEIITCAATHGYLPLLGYDRAVRAQIRLGVESYKKHFGRPPSGIWLPECAYRPSYFWEFPVEGMGQGYKRAGVEEVLSEEGIDYFIIDSHLLEGGKAIGAYLDRFGGLREIWERFASEYKETKVDEPRTPYEPYMVVSPGGDTTDKGAAVFTRDPKTAIVVWSGEHGYPGDGNYLDFHKKHFPGGNRYWKVTGPKVDLGDKEVYNPDIIPERVKENASHFVSLVKGTLKNFRDNFGRPGIITAPYDTELFGHWWFEGPNFIYHVLREISEDPDVGLTTLSEYCSDHPPEKAISLPEGSWGEGGFHWIWFNDWTRWTWKHIYEAEWKMIELVDTCVDTKDPGLKRVLNQMGRELLLMESSDWQFLISTWAARDYAEMRFSEHFNDFKKLLRIAELIVGGNEPTTGDWELLGDLEKKDTPFPDLDFSLWEEKKGGD